In one Rhopalosiphum padi isolate XX-2018 chromosome 3, ASM2088224v1, whole genome shotgun sequence genomic region, the following are encoded:
- the LOC132923899 gene encoding WASH complex subunit 4 gives MWSNLEKNNIDKSEDAVAGKQILTYKQLLNSHTERLEKIHILKKALFIFKSPVNIKVDVTEQVTIDDLLDIDNNVLSTILKIFATLNSEIFFLKNDVKVKLFNSILYYEECDEDVSTEGLIPIKISKFLQILLELSNFVKHCEYLLSEIHCQFVNIFEFQLITADIHFQGIFEYIGDLLYIFVELDKLIISQPILQQHWFQYRGTLNTIKLDPSKYDCNINDIIQLENICNDIESTLLSGNIFEKVLTSDFNGKKEIQSCDDFVNEFKLYLNNSVLLLGQRAYQKSNNLLQIWSRICSTTVFYTYIFGVFDKKLLKQFTDLLEKVNHLPLDGNLVWNPEMFVLGFIGHLIKPNSTRKKEENLEKCNLELIDIAKNFSKTTTNYLQQAMIWFTRSEQIEFTNFHISKLDYMHDVCNFLSEGIQLCTSIKNTIITLMNLHSTLGKPLIKSNVILICRLIETMKNISYVYQNNHIVMDKLITDIIQYFEFLCLSIIGQVKISCADDRNFNTKNVDRLSSLEVSEKLLHGPLVKNRALLIKLALNTAIGLQAFPKAQVLTITQHLKRIELLQTLQDEIKSISEISCMYWHRVVFPLYFKNIKKKHNHFNGLSTTFDFLKDIYEVTYFSDKTTKQNIYSSFTDEIFGYLNHQILKPMSPLIENELRLHVMTHVHSAKTMLNQPVDTYMIKLQHLQFLTSFIDTKNKTENYLSETFYDLTAVALHDWHNNGVMRTLAKYKLNLETIDDKLPNHTLEQGLDVLEIMRNLNLFISKYSYNLSNQIFIENYSTSKHLNTINIRHISNSIRIHGTGIMSTTVNTTYQLLCGKLNVLSKYLYDERVKSKLKKEITFLHEIQKTNNMIYPFERAEKLNSSMKKLTLNTNQNYIDQFRILVTHIGNALGYVRMIKSGGLNFCSIATSFIPDLKKVMQFEEICNDSGFTKNCLSSGHHLDSVVHNICQNIAEGTNYFKLLIDVFIQAMGNSNNSHLHNFYIIIPSLTLNFIEHSINSKEKMYKKSKGAMFTDDGFAVGIAYLLRILSLNNEFDSLKWFQSVSENYEEKLNVLKAQEINALKDDAKLQQPLSLSYTRLQVYYKEFMLLYYNINSARIFFQSRNIN, from the exons atgtggagtaatttagaaaaaaacaatatagacAAATCTGAAG atgcagtAGCTGGAAAACAAATTCTAACATACAAACAGTTATTAAATAGCCATACAGAAAGATtggaaaaaatacatattttaaaaaaagctctatttatttttaagtctcCTGTAAATATAAAG gTTGATGTTACTGAACAAGTAACAATTGATGATTTATTGGACattgataataatgtattaagtactatattaaagatttttgcAACATTAAattctgaaattttttttttaaaaaatgatgttaaagtaaaattatttaattctatacTTTATTATGAAGAATGtg ATGAAGATGTATCTACTGAGGGATTAATACCAATTAAAATTAGCAAATTTCTACAAATTTTATTAGAACTTTCAAATTTTGTTAAGCATTGTGAATATTTGCTGAGTGAAATACATTGTCAATTTGTCAATATTTTCGAGTTTCAACTAATAACTGCTGATATTCATTTCCAG ggtatttttgaatatattggtgatttactatatatttttgttgaattgGATAAACTTATCATATCACAACCAATTTTGCAACAACATTGGTTTCAATATCGAGGcactttaaatactataaaattagaTCCATCAAAATATGATTGTaacataaatgatataattcaATTGGAAAATATATGCAATGATATTGAATCAACATTATTATCTGGAAATATATTTGaa AAAGTATTAACTTCAGATTTTAATGGAAAGAAAGAAATTCAGTCCTGTGATGATTTTGTGAATGAGTTTAAgctttatttgaataattctgtACTGCTATTAGGACAACGTGCTTATCAGAAATCTAACAATCTTCTGCAAATATGGTCACGCATTTGCTCTACTAcggtattttatacttatatatttggtGTTTTTGACAAGAAATTACTTAAACAATTTACAGATTTATTAGAaaag GTAAATCATCTCCCATTGGATGGTAATTTAGTATGGAATCCAGAAATGTTTGTTTTGGGTTTCATAGGTCATTTAATCAAACCTAATAGTACaagaaaaaaagaagaaaatttggaaaaatgtaatttggaattaatagatattgcaaagaatttttcaaaaaccacTACTAATTATTTGCAACAG gcAATGATTTGGTTTACAAGAAGTGAACAAATAGAATTTACAAACTTTCACATCTCAAAATTAGACTATATGCATGATGTTTGTAACTTTTTAAGtgag ggTATTCAATTGTGCACATCCattaagaatacaattataactttaatgaaTCTTCACAGTACGCTTGGTAAACCATTAATTAAatctaatgttatattaatctgTAGATTAAttgaaacaatgaaaaatattagttaCGTTTATCAAAACAATCATATTGTAAtggataaattaataacagatataattcaatattttgaatttttgtgcCTTTCTATTATTGGCCAAGTTAAA atttcatgTGCAGATGatagaaattttaatacaaaaaatgtagaCAGATTGTCGTCTTTAGAAGTATCTGAAAAATTACTGCATGGACCTCTTGTGAAAAATCgagcattattaataaaacttgCTTTAAATACAGCAATTGGTTTACAAGCATTTCCAAAAGCTCAAGTATTGACTATAACACAACATTTAAAGAGAATAGAACTCTTACAAACATTACAAGatgaaataaaaagtatttcagAAATAAGTTGTATGTATTGGCATCGAGTTGTTtttccattatattttaaaaatataaaaaaaaaacacaaccaCTTTAATGGTTTGTcg acAACATTCGATTTTTTGAAAGATATTTATGAAGTGACATATTTTAGTGACAAAACTACaaagcaaaatatatatagttcattCACAGATGAAATTTTTGGTTACTTAAACCAtcag atattaaaaccAATGAGCCCATTAATTGAAAATGAATTACGTCTTCATGTTATGACACATGTTCATAGTGCTAAAACGATGCTAAATCAACCGGTTGATACATATATGATAAAACTTCAACATTTGCAATTTTTGACAAGTTTTATAGACactaaaa ataaaacagAAAATTACCTTAGTGAAACGTTTTATGATTTAACCGCTGTTGCTCTACACGATTGGCATAATAATGGTGTAATGAGAACATTagctaaatacaaattaaacttgGAGACAATTGATGATAAATTACCAAATCATACACTTGAACAA ggtTTAGATGTACTAGAAATAatgagaaatttaaatttatttatttccaaatattcatacaatttaagtaatcaaatatttattgaaaactataGCACAAGTAAACACTTGaacacaataaatattagaCATATTAGTAATTCTATTCGAATACACGGAACTGGAATAATGAGTACTAca gttAATACAACTTACCAACTTCTTTGTGGAAAGTTAAATGTattgtcaaaatatttgtaCGATGAGCGTGTAAAATCAAAACTCAAGAAAGAAATTACTTTTCTACATGAAATtcaaaaaaccaataatatgatatatccatTTGAACGAGCAGAAAAGTTAAATTCAAGTATGAAAAAATTGACGTTgaatacaaatcaaaattacaTTGATCAATTTAGAATTCTTGTTACTCACATTG GTAATGCACTTGGTTATGTACGTATGATTAAATCTGGTGGTCTTAACTTTTGTTCAATTGCAACTTCATTTATACCAGATTTGAAAAAAGTTATGCAATTTGAAGAGATATGTAATGATTCAGGATTTACTAAAAACTGTTTAAGTTCTGGGCATCACCTTGATAGTGTTGTgcataatatttgtcaaaatattgCAGAAGGCACTAATTATTTCAAA TTATTAATTGATGTCTTCATCCAAGCTATGGGCAACAGTAATAATTCACATTTGCATAATTTCTACATAATTATTCCttcattaacattaaattttattgaacattcaATTAATTCCaaggaaaaaatgtataagaaaagTAAAGGAGCGATGTTTACTGATGATGGTTTTGCCGTAG GTATTGCATATTTACTGCGTATACTTAGCTTAAACAATGAATTTGATTCATTGAAGTGGTTTCAATCAGTATCTGaaaattatgaagaaaaattaaatgtactaaAAGCTCAAGAAATAAATGCTTTAAAAGATGATGCAAAGTTACAACAACCACTTAGTTTGTCTTATACAAGACTTcaagtttattataaa GAGtttatgctattatattataacattaatagcgcgagaatattttttcagtccagaaatattaattaa